In Rutidosis leptorrhynchoides isolate AG116_Rl617_1_P2 chromosome 2, CSIRO_AGI_Rlap_v1, whole genome shotgun sequence, one genomic interval encodes:
- the LOC139894376 gene encoding uncharacterized protein isoform X2 codes for MKPRCGSSIYSHHCFDTQRAHTKHLTGNLDRMSNTMLEGYSLDELQVAFRNSFIKTIGDGGSTSFWTEHWIGEDKLCNIYPRLFRLETQQSVCVRDRVKKKEGDTITSWNWSRIPSGRTASELDSLTVLLRAYDFSSDSKPDS; via the exons ATGAAGCCAAGATGCGGATCGTCAATATACTCGCACCATTGTTTCGATACACAACGTGCACACACCAAACATTTAACAGGCAATCTTGACAGGATGTCAAACACGATGTTGGAAG GTTACTCATTGGATGAACTTCAAGTGGCGTTTCGAAACTCCTTTATCAAGACTATCGGTGACGGTGGTTCGACTTCATTCTGGACTGAGCATTGGATTGGAGAAGACAAACTGTGTAATATTTATCCACGTTTATTCAGGCTAGAAACGCAGCAGTCGGTATGTGTTCGAGATCGTGTTAAAAAGAAAGAAGGGGACACCATTACTTCGTGGAACTGGTCAAGAATTCCATCAGGAAGAACGGCATCTGAACTTGATTCGCTGACTGTTCTGTTACGGGCCTACGATTTCAGCAGCGACAGCAAACCAGATTCTTAG
- the LOC139894376 gene encoding uncharacterized protein isoform X1, protein MKPRCGSSIYSHHCFDTQRAHTKHLTGNLDRMSNTMLEVVEDGLSRSPPLSLWRNIVSAGYSLDELQVAFRNSFIKTIGDGGSTSFWTEHWIGEDKLCNIYPRLFRLETQQSVCVRDRVKKKEGDTITSWNWSRIPSGRTASELDSLTVLLRAYDFSSDSKPDS, encoded by the exons ATGAAGCCAAGATGCGGATCGTCAATATACTCGCACCATTGTTTCGATACACAACGTGCACACACCAAACATTTAACAGGCAATCTTGACAGGATGTCAAACACGATGTTGGAAG TGGTTGAGGATGGTCTATCACGTTCTCCGCCACTAAGTCTATGGCGTAACATTGTTAGTGCAGGTTACTCATTGGATGAACTTCAAGTGGCGTTTCGAAACTCCTTTATCAAGACTATCGGTGACGGTGGTTCGACTTCATTCTGGACTGAGCATTGGATTGGAGAAGACAAACTGTGTAATATTTATCCACGTTTATTCAGGCTAGAAACGCAGCAGTCGGTATGTGTTCGAGATCGTGTTAAAAAGAAAGAAGGGGACACCATTACTTCGTGGAACTGGTCAAGAATTCCATCAGGAAGAACGGCATCTGAACTTGATTCGCTGACTGTTCTGTTACGGGCCTACGATTTCAGCAGCGACAGCAAACCAGATTCTTAG